The nucleotide sequence CTTCTGACCACGGGTGTAACATGTAAGCTTTGCGCTCCAATTGTCTCTTCCTCTGACTTTCATCACACTGTCCTCTCCAGAACCAGAAGCGCCAAACTTCTCTGTAATCTCATAGCTCCTCGGTTTGGTCTTAAACTCAGCAAAGGTCATCTTCTCATCACTCTGCGTGACGTGTACAGAGAATGGTTTATAAGTATCAGGCAGGCCTTTTAAGATCATTGCCGTGAACAAGCCAGTTATTCCACAGGTCTagtgcgccctcttgtggttcaAAGTGCAAATAATATGTgacgtgatcaactatactatatatatatatatatcaagtaATATTGTGTTAAGAATTtcacatataaataaaaaaaaacacaatttatagtccagaaaaaagTTAATATAAATACGAATATAGGAACTAAAAATAACAATAGTCAAGTAATAAATAAAGGTAACCACCTGAAGAGCGCAACTGCCGCTTGCAATGGCCGCGCGCAATTGCCGGAAAAACGACCGCACGCAATGGCTGATCGGAACGACTGTGCGCAACGACCGCGCGAAATGGCAGATCGGAACGGCCGCGCACAAAGACCCCGCACAAGGCCGATCGGAAGGCCATTGCGCAACGTCCGATCAAAATTCCCATGTGCAACGGCCGCTCCAAAGCACCACGCTTCCTCTCGGTTGAAAttgcaatggccgatcggaattGCCGTGCGCAAAGACCGCACGCAATGGCCAATCGGAACGGCAATGCCCAATGGCCGATTGCCTTTGCCACATGTAACGGCCGCTCCACAGCCGGACATTTACTTTCGGTTGAAATTGCACAAAGTgcaaaagctcttttttttttttttttttactttttgaagtCAGCCGCTGAAACCCTACCCCTTCCCTACTCTTGCAAAATGCACGAAGTCCGACCGATAAAGCAGAAAAAAGGCCAGCCGAACGGCTGGAGATGCACTCGGGCGTCGCGTCCAAGCTCCAAATGATGCCTCATAAAGCACAGACGAGGGGTGGAGCTCACGAAACTGGGCCAGACTCTGTGCTGCCTGCGCACCAAGAGCGGCTTCCTGGGCCAGCAGGTGGACTAGTATGGACATTGCATTGCTTCCTGTTTGGACTGGCTGACGGCCGTCGGGTAAGGCGCTCGTCAGCCGCTTGTCAGCTGCTCCTTGGCACCCACTGGCCTTTGTCGGCGACCCGGTGATAAGAAAATGGAGGATGCGCGAGCCAAAAAGAAAGTTCCGCTTGTGAGCTACACGGCCACGCGCCTGCACGAGAAAGGCGTTCTGCTGGAGATCCAGGACCTGCCCCCCACTCAGTGAGTGTGCATGCGGTGGTTGGTTTGGAGAAATAAAACTGGTCAGCGCTAAGAGGAGCAATTTGGCCTTAGCTTTCATGACGAAAATCAAAGACGGACTCAAAAGATGGTGCTCCTCATCCGGCCAGATGCCACCAAGTTGCAACACCTGCTGGCACTTTGGCCcctttttaaaaagaaagcTCCTGCGTCTAATCGTACTTTTCTTACACGTTGGCATGTGGGACCCTACTGGTTGGAGATGATCGCCAGCAAATAACGCTCCTCATATATCGTATTCATAGAAAATTACGTTGAAATGTCACCACCAGTTAGATAGTATGAgtattcaaaataaataaatgaatacaaatagATTGCATTTTGAGTGAATACGCACAATAGAGTCATCGCCAAATCCAACCAGAAGAGTTGAGCCTTCTCATAAGGCTCCTGTCGTCTCTCTTTTGGCTGAAGGTTCAAGAATGTGGTCTTCAATATCACCAACGACGCAGAAAAAGGAAGCTTCCTTGTCAAAGCTCACTTCCTCGGCGTGGACGTGGAAGAATTCCACATCAAATACCAGGTAATGCTAAGCGCATGTGTCACTGCAGAGCCAGCCATCAATCAATCGCTCGTGTGCCTCAAGGACCTCCTCTAGCTGCAGTATGACGGCGTGGAGGTGATGAAGACGTTTGACAAAGCCAAAGTCAACGTCAACTTGCTCATATTCCTCCTCAACAAAAAGTTCTgcaacaaatgaaaaataaacctTGGGGAACTTATTATGTTTTCATCTTTCAATTGATCCACAGATAACCACCATCACTTTTGTACTGTGTACATATTTGTAACTTTCTTCACATTTGTTAAGAACTGTCCTGTGCGAGACAAAACATGGAAGTGTTTTTTGACAAGCACGTGTGAACAGTACAACATGCATGTGGCCATGTGGCACTTGTGTGTGCTCCTTGCGAATACCAATGTGCGCTCAGGCGAAAGGCTCATCAATAGAAACCCATGCCGAAGACAAGTCAGCATCGAAAAACATGACTGGCCAAAGAAACATCTTTTCAGCTGAAGTAGAAGCATAATAAGCCTTCGGTCACTTGTCGTGCCACCTTGGGAAGTAAATCAATCGATTGATCGAGCGAGTGAAAAATCAATAGATTCTCAGCAAATGAACAATTAGCCTATCTTGTCTAGTgttatagaaaatattttaaccCAGCACGGGTCTGCCCACTTTTCAGCCCCATCCCCTCCAGCTTTGTCGTAtgagtgtctgccctgagactgggAGGTGGTGGTTTCGATCCCCGCcccggccgagtcataccaaaACGACTGTAAAAGAAATGGAACCCgatgcctccctgcttgacactcagcattaagggttggattggGGATTCTGTAAGGAGCTGTGCCCCACTGTCATTACTAATGCGCAATGTATAGCTTCTACTATGGAAGCTCGTCTGAGGACGACCGCTCTCCCCTCTCACTCGCCTCCACTTGCTAGCCGTTTTCGTTGTACCCAAAACAGCTAGGTTCCCGTGCCAGGTTTTTGGGGCCCTGCAGTCACATTGGAACCGTTCCTCAGAACGAACCAGCGGGCCGTGTCGTCACTATCCTCTGATTGGCCGACAGATGTTGGGCGTACTATCTATTGCGCACGCCCGTTGCCTGCTTTGAAGTCAATCGGCCAGCGTCAACTCGTCAAGCTGTAGAAACATGTGTTATGTTTTTTCATATTGACTAATTCATGCGTACAGATTGAAGAAATATTCAAACttgtggatgaaaaaaaaaaagaaaaacattagcAGGCAGCACACATCGCAAGCTCTCCATTCAAATGAACAAGCAGTGATCCCGCAAAACCTTCTGGTGGTCTTGAGACCGACGAAGATGTCCTccagccggagcctcggcagtcCCCCGGCCCGACGGTCACAGCTTCTACCTCGGATGATGAAAAGATATCAAACACATAAGCTCCACCCATCAACACTCTGTCGGCCCGAGCTAAAATAGATCTGATCCACATTGAGAACACATATTTTGCCAATAATTAAGCTGACACATCAATATCCAGTATGTATATTGCCCCTTTGTGTGTCTAATTAGGAAAGTGACGATATCAATGAAGAGATGTTTCTTAGCAGGACACCCCGTTGAAGAGCGGAAACGGTTGGCCCATCTATGAAGATGTCAATCACCGTTTGACTCCATGACCTTCTCTGCCAGAATCTCTTGGAAGGTGGAGAGCTGCTTCATCTGCTCCGTTTGCATGGAGTGCCTCCTCGTGAGCTTTTTTTTCACCCTGAAGTCAGGATTGCATTTAGGCGAAGGTGGGACCACGGGAGCCAAGATTTTGTGAGCGGCGTGGACCGGCGAGGGGGGCTTGCTGTTGCAGCGGATATCTGGGATGGGTCTCTGGAGGTTGATGTTAAGCGGTGGCAGGAAACCGGGCCTGGTGTGGGCGATGCGATCCAGGAGTAAGGTGCCGGAGCCGCGCCGCTCCAGGAGTCCGGGGCTCCGGTGACGCGCTGCAACAGGGGACACGGGGTTGGGGATGTTCTCTAGAGACTCCCGAGATGAGCTGGCGACCAGGGAAAGGGGGGACGCATTGTACCTCCTCCGCTCCACAGACACCCGCCCAGATTCAGGGGATGCGGGGATGGATTCTGGGCCCGCGTGGCCGTCAGCCTTGTAATACTCCGTCCGGGTCAGTTTGGGATATACCAAGCTCTGTGGACCGGCAGCGTGTTCTTGGGACTCCGGCGGTGGTTTCCTGCAATGTAACGTTTGGTGCTGCTGAACCTTGTCCACCCAGGAGGAGTGGGCGAGGACCTCGGAGCCGGGCTGCTCCGTGCCTTCTAGGGAACAAGGCTCGTGGGTCTCGATGCTGTGTCGGCGTGACAAGAGAGGTCTGGCAAACTCGCTGAGGCACAGTCCGTTCATTCGATGACTGAGACAGCAGACGCCCTCCGCTTCCTCAAGAAGCCCCCTGACGCTCTCCTGAGGAAGCCCGCCCGAGGCCAAGGGGGTCACCAGACCCCAAGGCTCTGAGTTGAGCCTCTTGAGCAACTTGCGAGGAGgtgccgctgctgccgccgctctCTTATCTCCCTGAGGCCGGCTGTCGAGTAGCGGCAACGCAGAGGCCTGCGGGAAGCTGAAAATTCGATCCTCATCTCCTCCCGTGTCGCACCCCGCTGGAGATGAGGTGACGATCTCCACGTCCGATGGAGACATGCAGGCGGCGGGTGTGCACTCAGGAGACACCTTGTCGGCCACGCCCGGAGACGGAGGAGAGTTTAGGTACTGCTTTGTCTTTTTGGTACCGGATGGTGACGTGTCAGTAGTGATGATGATGACCTCCTTGCCTTTGGCCCTGCAGGCATCCAGCAGGACCTGCAGGGTGTCACGGTCGCCCTTGTTCAGGGCATGCATGAGGGCCGAGCATCCCGAGTAGTCTTTGAGACTGGGGTCGGCCCCATTCTCCAGCAAGAGGGAGACGGCTTCCTTCCCGGCCCGCTTGGCGCAGGCGTGCATCAAGGCCGTTCTGCCGCTCTTGTCTGGGATGTTGGGGTCAGCACCTTTCTCCAGCAAGTAGCGCACCATGCGCAGGCGGGTCTGAGGATCCTCGTAGTCGGCCAGGCAGGACGCTGACACCGGAGTTTGGCCCAGCTCGTTCCCCTCATTGATGTAGGCGCCGCCCTCCAGCAGCAGACGGGTCAGCCTTAGCTTCCCCTGGGAGACGGCTTTGAGGAGGGCGTTGCCTTCCATCTGCGGCCGGTCCGCGTCTCCCATGGTCAGGAGGTTTTCTCAGGATGTTGCCGGACCTGGGAAAGGAGCCCAGAGAAAGTGTTGGTGGGTTTCGCTGTAGGTGTTTTATTTGTCATTCCGTCTCTGGTCATCTTAGCAAAGCAACAGGTGCCAAATGCTTCAAAACATTGCCTTCCCATCCAGGGCTGACTGGTTCGGTTTGGAAGCCGCCATTTTCGCGTGCGTAAACGACAACGTCGCCAGGCCTTGACCAATCTGCACACTCCCATTACAGGGTGTTGCGATGGGCGAAAAGAACAGAGCACCCCTGCCAATCGGAGCCCGTCATTCCGATCGATGTGGTGCTTTAAGTGGCCAGTCTGGGGTACCAGCACTTCTCAATGTTAGCCTCTAGCTATTGTGCAGCCAATTTTTCAGAATGAGCCCACAGTATCTTCTCTTCTGTGTTATGCTTTGTGCCACAGTCGCTGGTGGTCTTGGGGTACATttgcctctctctcgctctctctctctctctctctctctctctctctctctctctctctctctctaggcACACGGGGCACTTTTACCCACTTAAAGCACTGGATTGAGGTGTTTCATTTGATTTGGTCACCACGGGAACCTGGCTAGTGACATCGCGGTGACATGTTTATGTAAtagtgacatcacagttgcgttTGTGATGTCACCTTgcagggacgtgcggtcagaggaggcaagggagatcgtgcctcccctgccatcatgaaaaggggaaaaaaacaaatccaattgtttttattacaaattcattttccttttaatttcagtagttttgcatcattttgaaccaaaatcgctgaatttttatagttgtCGAAGACGAGTCGCTCGGAGGAGGcaacttcctgccttgcctcctctgaggattgcgtaatcacacggctgcctatgctgacaggctatgcagttagactgaactgctgtctgtctctgtgtcgctgtttaagtgttcaaacactgtggctatattaactcatttccgtagttaagctgatgtatataataccttgtgttttttgtcatctgtctgtaacgtcttgtttctttagatgaacaaatcggctttgaaaagagacccaAAGGaggcaacgaaaacaagttctccagccttatggcagggagCGCTAGTGATGCTTCATGCGCCCATCTGTAGAATAagtgatctccagttcaaatttacagtgaacaactgaggagtagtcgtccatttatttcgttttacattcgggcttttttgtttttacatttcgttttacaattgAGGATTACATATACAAACTCAAACGATTTTCAGCTATGGATTTTCGGTTGAAGCAGGTCATCAGTTActaactccggagttaaaaggtttaaTTCGGACAACGGTgtcagtgtctgtgtgctcgcccctcccttcctgtgtctctCAATCTATGACTAATCacggtcacctgcctctcgttacctgtcgcgtgtatttaagtcctgtctgcgcgtCATTCTCTGTCGGTTTGTTCTTGTCTGCAGTCTGTTCTAGTCTTGTTTTGTCTTTCTGTTCCGTTATTCGTGTCCATAGTCGAGTATCTATAGTTTACCTTTTGAGTTtggtcaataaaccctggtccaagctgcgtttggtcgccctgctccgccGTCCGTTCCATGACAAACGGGACTTCGGAGCATGTCTTTTCaaacggagtggtacgcacgatcttaaacaagtttttgattccatgtgctttattgagtgtttttatgtgtgaagactgctgatatgggagtttaattaaaatagttcaaataaaataatgcataaGCTACtctagagcagcgttccccaaccttttttgtgacacggttatGTGTCGGACAAATTTTACGGGGGGGGGAcgtcagtcatgaacctcaccgcacgtcactgtcaCCTTGGTATCATGATGACATCATAGGGGTTTGTAATGGCATCCCAATGAAGTCATGGCTggtaggatgatgatgatgtcacggCAACTTCAAAACAGCGAGGTTAGATGTCTCGAGCAAGTATGCGAACTACTCGTTAGCATAGCATTTACCTGACATGATGCCGTCACGTATCGCTGCACGCGCACCGTCACGTTTTGTCGATATTTCAAGACTGCTGCCTCTTTCTcgtacgcacgcacacgcacgaacGAAGGGGCGCTCACGCGAAGAGAATAGATTTTTCTTCCTACCGCCGGGCGAGAGATTCTTCATCGCCATCCTcatctttctcatcttcataAGAAAGCCGTGAACGACTGACGCATtgatcctcctcttcttcctcctcctcgtcctcactGAGCAGTTTAACTCTTAGCTGGCTGCATCCGAGTCACGTGGCTACGTTAGCATCAGCATATAACTTGACTGTCACTATGACAACCGAGAACAGCCACTTGTTTGCAGGTGCCTAAATCCGTACCCACAGACGAATCAGCTCGAGCCGTGAGAGTGCAGGTGTCTAAACACTTTAATTTTTGCTTCCTTTATTCATGAGCTGTTTTTGAGGGAAGCCCCAGGCGCACTTGTGCACAAGTCAGGCTGTCCAAACAGCATCTTGATGTGCCACACCTGCGAGATGAGTTGTATTTTAACAGCTCTGGAGAGCTTTGTGTGCAGTATTTGCGAGAAAGGCCTTTGTGTACACGGGAACGGGTTAGTGAGGTCAGtgccaaagtattttttttttttttaagtattttgTGGCATATTTAAATACGACAGTACAGAAATAAATATTGAAAGAatgaaatgatgatgtaaatgaAATACGGTACATTACATGCATAAACCGTTTATGTATGTTATATACCGTATTTCATTTACACCATCGTCGTTTATGATAAACGGTACATAAACACCGCATGACACGTTGAATTGATTTTTGTTGGTGTTCGTAGTTTTTCGCTTGATGTCCCGGTCAACCTCCAGGTCGGCAGGTGGCGACATATCGCTGTTGCTGCACCATCTGCCGCCATTTCAGCCGGAGCCGGATTGTTGGCGGAAATGAAGCCAGGATGCTGCCAGTTGGCTTGAAGCAAACATTCGACGGTAAATTATCTTCTTCTACTGTTTCTGCGTCTTCGAGCCTTTGAAACAGACATTTGTTCAACAATTTGGGACATCGATTCTTGCTGTCATTTACAAGCGCAGTGGCATTTATTCTGACTGGCTTTTTCAGGCTGTCGTGCATAATGTTCCAGATTTTTAGTGACGGAGCAAAACGTCCTCATCATCTTTGACGGCTCAAGCGACACAAGCACATCTCAGTTGCCGTTTATTTTTGTCGCTTTATTTTTAGTTTACTTCACCGTAGGCTCGTGCTCTTGTATAACGCAAGCAGTTGATTCGCGTTCAATAAATCTGTCCTCCGTGGTGAGCGATAGCCTGCATAGTTAGGTTTGATTAATCCCTCAACGGTCATAATAAAATAATTGCATGTCTGTCTTCGTGTAGATAGATCGAGAGGAGACATACAAACCAAGTATCTGTTTTTTGTCGATGTCATCAGCAGGGATGCGCAAGGAAGATGCGGACAAGGGAGAAGTGTCTTTTTTGGTCAATATCAGGAGTGCTGGACTGGAAGATGAATGGAAACCTTTGTCAGGTGACTGAGAACGAATgtgacatcatcaccatcatgcaACATCAGCACAGTCACACGACTGATCTGCCATGTTGCTCAGGTGGGCAACAGCCGCAGGAGTACAGTGAAGACGAGCTGGGCCGACTGGACATCGATCTGGACAGAAAATCCAGACGGCACAACTTGACGTCTGGCAACGTGCGCACCATCCTGCATGTCAGTCTCTCTCTGTCGCTCTCTGATGAGCACACATAGCTGAGGGCAGCGAAATTCATGTCAACCATGACTTCGAGTTGCGCCCCCAAGATGTTACTCTGCTGAACAAAACATCTTTACGGGCGtatttattgtattattatCATCGAAACAATTCACAAGACGTCTGAATTAGAGCTTAAGTCGAATTTTTGCGATGTATCCTGTAGGCTTCACAATTGAACCAATAGCCACAAATAAGTGCTGTTTATGGGTGGGAAAGGTCCGAGAATGGTATAAAGGGGACCAtttctcttcctttttttttttgcatctaagGGTAAAACGTGTGCAAGGTCTGCAAGTAAATGCCATTGTTGTAAGAAACCAAAGGGAAGCGGAATCCTCCCGATCAGGGGTGCGAAACCTTTTGTGCACTTAACACTATTCTCAGGAGGTGATTACTCACGAGCACGTGGTGGACATGATGAAAGCTGCCATCAGAGCAACCCAGGACATGCCCATGTTTGTAGGTTATGCCGGCGCTCACATGAATGCCCTTCATGAGCCCGTGTGCTTATGATGCCTTGTCCCTTGTCGCCAAACCAGGAGCCAAAGATGACGCGCTCAAGATTGAAGAGAGCCATCCAGCAGGGACAGGTAACCGGTTCGCTATCCACAACTTCGTTGTCGTCATCGGTGTCATCTACTTGACAAACTGTCCTTGTGCCAGTGTCTCGACTGGAGTTTGCCCGCAGAGCAAAGTTTGCTGGTAAAACAGGATAGCCGCCCCTCCAATGTCAGCGGGCTGAATCAAATGCTGACGCCGTGTTTTGTCTTCAAGCATCCTCAGTTTGTCGACATCCATCTCGATGCCGACGAAGACTCGTCGGATGAAGAGTACTGTcccgaagatgaagacgatgacacATTTGAAGAGGTCTGTCCGACTTTGAGAGCAACCTGATGAGCGCTTTGAAGCGTATGGCTTCCGCCTGTCATGTTGCTGCATCACGACTCAAAGGTTCTCTTGTTTGCTCTTTTGTGCGGACGTAGACTTTCCTCAGTGATGGTGACGTCATTTCGCCTGACAAACGTTGTGACTCCAGCTCCCAGGTAACCTGTGACCTCCCCCTATGTTGCCTGGTGGTGTGCGTTGACGTGGCCTCTGGCGGGATTCTTTTTCAGAGGCACTCGATGTTGGCCGCCCACCAGCTCACAGACACCGCCGGTCCCTCCTTCCTGGAACGCCTGAACGCTGTGGAGGAGGAGCTCAACTGTGGTCCCGCCTGTGCGTCCTTGCCGGTAAACATCCACAGTCGGCGTGTGGGACATGGCAGCACACGAGCTTTGAAAAACGGCCGCggcatcaggggtcaccaagcaGGTGGCCGCCAAGGAGTGCAGGAGTAACCGTCAGGCGGGCCTCTTCTTAAAATAGCGCGCCACCTGCTATTTGAgattacagtggagcctcgggtttcgaacgtcccggttctcgaacaaatcggatttcgaacaaaaaattcgagattttttagcttcggatgtcggacgaaatttggttgtcgaacctcgtgagttgagccgagaggacctgcatgccaactgactccgttcgttattacgttctcgttactccgACGATTGCATCAAcactaatcatgcttccaaaggaagcaagtgggagcagtgaagccatcctaaaacacaaagacgctcctaaagcgcactgaggtccatttaaattttggaaagtccattaggactttaaaaatactttctaaatttcagcgacggctctgtcacaataatgcgaccagcgcggtgcagttgcgcggtcggttaCGTGCTGTGGTcgggcgttcggcggtgcgctgcagttgcgcgctcgttcaaatatgcgcaaatgaaaaaatgcttaaaaaaggcgttttttttttttttttgtttggaacagattattttttttccattatttgtaatgggaaaacatgattcggaattcgaatgactcacttctcgaacagcctccaCTGTATTTTCTTGCAAAGTTTTTGAAGTGACcgtttgaaaatgtaaaaaacCTGGCAACGTGTCATGAAAAGAATTGCTTACATTCTGCTaagagtggttcttaaccttgttggaggtaccgaatcccaccagtttcatatgcgcaatcACCGAATCCCTCTTTAgtaaaattaaaatgattttttttttcacatttaagacagattttttttactggtgcgcaaaatgagccgtgcataaacatcacattgttcaaagaaaaaaaccaacacaatgcatgaactcacaacaaattacataccaggAAATCAGTGTGACAAATTTACACAACatacaggtgtgttcggacctccgcagtggacgcTCTGCTGAACTCCTGAGACCGACCCACCGAACCTCTAGAATTCAATCGaaccaaggttaagaaccactgtgctCAATGGTTGAGAAATTGTTAATACAGAAATGAATGTCATTTATTATGAAAAGTCATATAAAGCTGATTTttttggaaatgtttttgtCCGGTATGTAATAAACAGACAATGCTCTTTGCATTATAAAAGTAGTTCTCCGTTTTGAAAATGTTGGCGACCCCTGCGGTACATCAACACTGAACATACGTCCATTCGAAAACCTTCATTGTCATTGtgcggcgccgcaaccaccaaaACCGGCTTCCGGAACATCAAAGAGAACAGATGGTGCAGGAATGATGATAATATCGTAGCGTACCTACACCACCGGCTGGATCTTCAACAACGCTCGGGCCTCCAGTTCATTTGGTTTTGTGTGCAGTCTCACAGGACAGAAGAtatagaggaggaggagcagaggGACGAAGGCTCCAGCGGGTTGGCGTTCCGCACGCGTTCTAAACTTCGCCTGGTCAACGTTCCCCTGGAACAGCTAGAGGCGGAGTTTTTGCCTCCTGACATCACAGCCGACATGTATGAGCAAAGCCCATGCTGCAAGGAGGAAGACCGCTACTGGGCTCGCTGGCTGCAAGGACTCATGGCCACCGACAACCAAGGTCAGCAAAAAATGAATGATCGCTCGCTCACCACTTGGGCAAAACTGCAAAGCTTCAGCCCTGTTCTCACGCTATGCCACTCCATTACGACCACCTTTTTCCTTTGTCGTTTGGCATGTACTTGTAGAACGTGTTGGTATTTTCAGTTCAGTTATTTTCAGTTGAAAGTTACTCATCAACACCAATGTGAGTATTTGTAAGAAAGACTTCGCTCCCTCAATGCAAGTTCCTCCTTTTTTCTATGACTTGACCCAATCCTTGCGCCGCACAATCTTCCCGTCTCAAGGAGACCCAAAAACCACACATAAAAATGTCTAAAATGTTGACCAAAATTGGACGTAAGAGGTTACTGCCCAGCGATTTGTCAAGGGCCATGAGACAAAACAAAGGTTAACCTTGAAAACTCTCTAAATAGTTTTGGCCCAGAAAGAGCAGTGTTTGGAGACTTTTCTAAACTTTGTTGAAGGCATCCATCCCTATTTTCACTTGTTCCTATTTTGAATTCGAACATCATGACACAGTTGTGTTCATCAGTTGGATGACGCTGGCAGAATGTGTAATGCCTTTGTGCAGAGGAAGCCGAcgccgacgacgacgacgacccaGAGTATAACTTCTTGGACGACCTGGATGAACCTGACCTGGAGGACTACAGGACAGACCGGGCTGTTCAGATCACCAGTACGTGTCCCATGATGATGTTTGGGCCATCATGTACATCCCGCTTGTCAGTCCTAGTATTGAGATCCCAACTATTGATACCAATTGATTCAAATGATGGGCAAGTTAAATCCCAAATGCTCTTGACAATAACATCTTCTATGCTGCTCCACTCATCCAAAGATGCCATTCGGCTGTATGTCAtttttgtccctaggtgtgagtgtgagtgcgaatggttgtctgtctctgtgtgccctgcgattggctggcaaccggttcagggtgtcccccgatgacggctgggatagcaccagcacgcccgcgacccccgtggggactaagcggttcagaaaatggatggatggaatgagGCCGCCAAAGCCACCCACTCATGTGTCAGCATCTGGGGAGTGGGGGGCGTTACGAGACCAAACTCAGAAAATGGGCGGTCGTCGTTACCTAAGCCCAAAGCcaccgtgatgtcattttcagtcaataGCGAGCAGAAGTGTGCAATTTCCCAAACTTCCATGGCGACCG is from Syngnathus scovelli strain Florida chromosome 9, RoL_Ssco_1.2, whole genome shotgun sequence and encodes:
- the LOC125974871 gene encoding ankyrin repeat domain-containing protein 34A, whose protein sequence is MGDADRPQMEGNALLKAVSQGKLRLTRLLLEGGAYINEGNELGQTPVSASCLADYEDPQTRLRMVRYLLEKGADPNIPDKSGRTALMHACAKRAGKEAVSLLLENGADPSLKDYSGCSALMHALNKGDRDTLQVLLDACRAKGKEVIIITTDTSPSGTKKTKQYLNSPPSPGVADKVSPECTPAACMSPSDVEIVTSSPAGCDTGGDEDRIFSFPQASALPLLDSRPQGDKRAAAAAAPPRKLLKRLNSEPWGLVTPLASGGLPQESVRGLLEEAEGVCCLSHRMNGLCLSEFARPLLSRRHSIETHEPCSLEGTEQPGSEVLAHSSWVDKVQQHQTLHCRKPPPESQEHAAGPQSLVYPKLTRTEYYKADGHAGPESIPASPESGRVSVERRRYNASPLSLVASSSRESLENIPNPVSPVAARHRSPGLLERRGSGTLLLDRIAHTRPGFLPPLNINLQRPIPDIRCNSKPPSPVHAAHKILAPVVPPSPKCNPDFRVKKKLTRRHSMQTEQMKQLSTFQEILAEKVMESNEAVTVGPGDCRGSGWRTSSSVSRPPEGFAGSLLVHLNGELAMCAAC
- the LOC125974883 gene encoding ras GTPase-activating-like protein IQGAP3 isoform X1; protein product: MEDARAKKKVPLVSYTATRLHEKGVLLEIQDLPPTQFKNVVFNITNDAEKGSFLVKAHFLGVDVEEFHIKYQVMLSACVTAEPAINQSLVCLKDLL
- the LOC125974883 gene encoding ras GTPase-activating-like protein IQGAP3 isoform X2, producing MEDARAKKKVPLVSYTATRLHEKGVLLEIQDLPPTQFKNVVFNITNDAEKGSFLVKAHFLGVDVEEFHIKYQDLL